One part of the Solea solea chromosome 16, fSolSol10.1, whole genome shotgun sequence genome encodes these proteins:
- the rpsa gene encoding small ribosomal subunit protein uS2 — protein MSGNLDVLQMKEEDVLKFLAAGTHLGGTNLDFQMDHYVYKRKSDGVYIINLKRTWEKLLLAARAIVAIENPADVCVISSRNTGQRAVLKFASATGATTFHGRFTPGTFTNQIQAAFREPRLLLVTDPRADHQPLTEASYVNIPTIALCNTDSPLRYVDIAIPCNNKGHHSVGLMWWMLAREVLRMRGTISREHPWDVMPDLYFYRDPEEIEKEEQAAAEKAVGKEEFQGEWSAPPAEFAQPEVADWSEGVAVPSVPIQQFAPATAAAAAAAAPPVKTGEVFSEDWSTQPATDDWSAAPTAQASDWGGTTSDWA, from the exons ATGTCCGGAAATCTGGATGTCCTTCaaatgaaggaggaggatgtgCTGAAGTTCCTGGCTGCAGGAACCCATCTGGGAGGAACCAACTTGGACTTCCAGATGGATCACTACGTCTATAAGAGGAAAAGTGACG GTGTGTACATCATTAATTTAAAAAGGACGTGGGAGAAGCTGCTGTTGGCAGCCAGGGCCATTGTTGCCATTGAGAACccagctgatgtgtgtgtgatctccTCCAGGAACACTGGACag AGAGCAGTGCTGAAGTTTGCCTCCGCCACCGGTGCTACAACCTTCCATGGTCGTTTCACCCCTGGTACCTTCACCAATCAGATCCAGGCTGCTTTCAGGGAGCCTCGCCTCCTGCTTGTGACCGACCCTCGTGCTGACCATCAGCCACTGACTGAGGCTTCCTATGTCAACATCCCCACCATTGCCCTGTGCAACACAGACTCCCCCCTGAGATACGTGGACATTGCCATCCCATGTAACAACAAG GGTCACCACTCTGTGGGTCTGATGTGGTGGATGTTGGCCAGGGAGGTTCTCAGGATGAGGGGAACCATCTCCAGGGAACACCCATGGGATGTCATGCCAGATTTGTACTTTTACAGGGACCCTGAAGAG ATTGAGAAGGAGGAACAGGCTGCAGCTGAGAAGGCTGTTGGAAAAGAAGAGTTCCAGGGTGAATGGAGCGCTCCTCCAGCTGAGTTTGCTCAGCCAGAGGTCGCTGACTGGTCTGAGGGTGTTGCTGTGCCATCTGTGCCcatccagcagtttgcccctg CaactgctgctgcggctgctgctgctgctccacctgTAAAGACTGGAGAAGTCTTTTCTG aggACTGGAGTACCCAGCCTGCCACAGATGACTGGTCCGCTGCTCCCACTGCCCAGGCATCTGACTGGGGTGGCACCACTTCTGACTGGGCTTAA
- the LOC131475549 gene encoding mitochondrial glycine transporter A-like — protein MELTLAHPVIKAFMCGSLSGTCSTLLFQPLDLVKTRLQTLQSSTKPGSGRVGMVTVLLSVVRTEKLLGLWKGVSASFVRTIPGVGIYFSTYYSLKQHFFQDSSPGAVEAMLLGGGARAVAGVFMLPVTVIKARFECGRYGYRSVTGALRSVCQTEGPAALFSGLMATLLRDVPFSGIYVMFYSQSKAFLPEEIRMSPVAPLANFSCGILAGVLASLLTQPADVVKTQVQVNPQLRTAEAIRYIYMENGLQGFFRGAVPRSLRRTMMAAMAWTVYEKMMNHIGLKS, from the exons ATGGAGCTGACGCTG GCTCACCCGGTCATCAAGGCCTTCATGTGTGGTTCTCTCAGCGGGACCTGCTCCACACTGCTCTTCCAGCCTCTTGACCTGGTTAAGACTCGTCTGCAGACGCTGCAGAGCAGCACAAAGCCTGG TTCAGGCAGAGTGGGGATGGTGACTGTGCTCCTGAGTGTGGTGCGGACAGAGAAGCTGCTGGGACTGTGGAAAGGAGTTTCAGCG TCATTTGTTCGGACCATCCCAGGTGTGGGCATCTACTTCAGCACGTACTACTCTCTGAAGCAGCACTTCTTTCAGGACAGCAGCCCAGGAGCCGTGGAGGCCATGCTGCTGGGAGGAGGGGCCCGGGCGGTGGCGGGGGTCTTCATGTTGCCCGTCACTGTCATCAAGGCACGCTTTGAA TGTGGCAGGTACGGTTATAGGAGTGTGACTGGAGCTCTGCGCAGTGTGTGTCAGACTGAGGGTCCTGCCGCTCTGTTCTCTGGCCTCATGGCCACTCTCCTCAGAGACGTCCCCTTCTCTGGTATCTACGTCATGTTCTACAGTCAGAGCAAGGCCTTCCTGCCAGAGG AAATCAGAATGTCTCCTGTGGCCCCCCTGGCTAACTTCAGctgtgggatcctggcgggtgTGTTGGCCTCACTGCTCACTCAACCGGCTGATGTGGTCAAAACTCAGGTCCAAGTGAATCCCCAGCTGAGGACGGCAGAAGCTATCAGATACATCTATATG gaaaatggcCTCCAGGGCTTCTTCAGGGGGGCAGTCCCTCGGTCACTCAGGAGGACCATGATGGCCGCCATGGCGTGGACAGTGTACGAGAAGATGATGAACCACATTGGACTGAAGTCCTGA